One window of the Triticum dicoccoides isolate Atlit2015 ecotype Zavitan chromosome 3B, WEW_v2.0, whole genome shotgun sequence genome contains the following:
- the LOC119274957 gene encoding pentatricopeptide repeat-containing protein At5g66631-like, with protein sequence MPPPGSRVATYLRRARLIDSLRLRLRSPSSPPPPPPDDPVVALHGIRAAPTPAAALSFFRALPSPAPLPLFHALASRLANPASLPDLRSLLASFPLPPPPLVRLRLLAAAGDHPAALAAFASIPTAPHRPAEAHTLVIDLHAGAGDHAAAVDAFGAMVREGALPNARTYTVVVAHLASAGFVDQALEVFRLLPSLRTRRTTRQYNVLAEALADARRFDQLRWLVREMAAVDGVMPGPQTRAAIAAMREAGHTEGTEDFVEELSPDARIPYAVDDADGEGGSEEEEDGEKDTPRAKETPLKPWLDPRELARALEGWDPKEVAELEAAGIVWTPRLVCKLLRAFRKPGTAWEFFCWVACRPGGFAHDRDTVARMAAILARAGRGDLVERLLAKVRDDGILLPFATVRLIVDFYGLSKNADAAVRVFREADSICGPVSRPNLALLCSSLLRTMAKCRRGRDATELLEEMMATRGVLPDLQTFSGLMEHLAGAGDLKGVHRLFGMVRQCELRPDGHMYAVLIRAYCKRERAALALKLFDEMRGAGVAPDAPTKALLVKSLWREGKLREAALVEERCEEMITAGGGLPGAAPGHVWTASAADLNKVYGIYSGCFRRHDAEQLAADGGTD encoded by the coding sequence atGCCCCCGCCCGGCAGCCGCGTCGCCACCTACCTCCGCCGCGCGCGGCTCATCGACTCGCTGCGCCTGCGCCTCCGCTCCccttcctccccgccgccgcccccacccgaCGACCCCGTGGTCGCGCTCCACGGCATCCGCGCCGCGCCCACCCCAGCGGCGGCGCTCTCCTTCTTCcgcgccctcccctcgccggccccgCTCCCGCTCTTCCACGCGCTCGCCTCCCGCCTCGCCAACCCCGCGTCGCTCCCCGACCTCCGCTCCCTCCTCGCCTCCTTCCCCCTGCCCCCTCCCCCGCTCGTGCGcctccgcctcctcgccgccgcggGGGACCACCCTGCCGCCCTCGCCGCCTTCGCCTCCATCCCGACCGCCCCGCACCGCCCCGCCGAGGCGCACACCCTCGTCATCGACCTCCACGCCGGCGCTGGGGACCACGCCGCCGCCGTGGACGCGTTCGGCGCCATGGTCCGCGAGGGCGCGCTCCCCAACGCGCGCACCTACACCGTCGTCGTCGCCCACCTTGCCTCCGCGGGGTTCGTCGACCAGGCGCTCGAGGTGTTCCGGCTCCTGCCGTCGCTGCGCACGCGGCGGACCACCCGGCAGTACAACGTGCTCGCCGAGGCGCTCGCGGACGCCAGGAGGTTCGACCAGCTCCGGTGGCTGGTCCGCGAGATGGCGGCCGTCGACGGCGTCATGCCCGGGCCGCAGACGCGGGCTGCCATCGCCGCCATGAGGGAAGCCGGCCACACGGAGGGCACCGAGGACTTTGTCGAGGAGCTTTCGCCGGACGCAAGGATCCCGTACGCCGTGGACGACgcggacggcgagggaggcagcgaggaggaagaggacggtgAAAAGGACACGCCCAGAGCTAAGGAGACGCCGCTCAAGCCATGGCTGGACCCGCGGGAGCTCGCGAGGGCGCTGGAAGGCTGGGACCCCAAGGAGGTGGCGGAGCTGGAGGCCGCCGGGATCGTCTGGACGCCGCGGCTCGTGTGCAAGCTCCTGCGCGCGTTCAGGAAGCCGGGGACGGCGTGGGAGTTCTTCTGCTGGGTGGCGTGCCGCCCCGGCGGCTTCGCGCACGACCGCGACACCGTGGCGAGGATGGCCGCCATCCTGGCCCGCGCCGGCCGCGGCGACCTGGTGGAGCGCCTGCTGGCCAAGGTGCGAGACGACGGCATCCTCCTCCCGTTCGCCACCGTGCGTCTAATCGTCGACTTCTACGGGCTCTCCAAGAATGCCGACGCGGCGGTGAGGGTGTTCCGGGAAGCCGACTCCATCTGCGGCCCCGTGTCGCGGCCCAACCTCGCGCTGCTCTGCTCGTCGCTGCTGAGGACGATGGCCAAGTGCCGGCGAGGGCGCGACGCCACGGAGCTCCTGGAGGAGATGATGGCGACGCGCGGCGTGCTCCCGGACCTGCAGACCTTCTCGGGGCTGATGGAGCACCTGGCCGGCGCCGGCGACCTCAAGGGCGTGCACAGGCTGTTCGGGATGGTGCGGCAGTGCGAGCTGCGGCCCGACGGGCACATGTACGCCGTGCTGATCAGGGCCTACTGCAAGCGGGAGCGCGCGGCGCTCGCGCTGAAGCTGTTCGACGAAATGCGCGGCGCCGGGGTCGCGCCGGACGCGCCCACCAAGGCGCTGCTTGTGAAGAGCCTGTGGCGGGAAGGGAAACTCCGGGAGGCGGCGCTGGTCGAGGAGAGGTGCGAGGAGATGATCACGGCGGGAGGCGGCCTTCCCGGGGCGGCGCCGGGGCATGTGTGGACGGCGAGCGCCGCGGACTTGAACAAGGTGTATGGCATCTATTCCGGGTGCTTTAGGCGGCATGATGCAGAGCAATTGGCGGCTGATGGAGGCACTGATTGA